Proteins found in one Kangiella sediminilitoris genomic segment:
- the rpsI gene encoding 30S ribosomal protein S9 — translation MAEQYYGTGRRKSSTARVFLRPGNGDITVNQKSLDQYFGRETSRMVVRQPLELTELLEKFDVYVTVSGGGGTGQAGAIRHGITRALMEYDEELRAPLRQAGYVTRDARAVERKKVGLHKARKRPQFSKR, via the coding sequence ATGGCTGAACAATACTACGGTACAGGTCGTCGTAAAAGCTCAACAGCTCGCGTATTCTTGCGTCCTGGTAACGGTGACATCACTGTAAACCAAAAGAGCTTAGACCAATACTTTGGTCGTGAGACGTCACGTATGGTCGTTCGTCAACCACTAGAGTTGACAGAACTTCTAGAAAAATTCGATGTATACGTCACCGTTTCTGGTGGCGGCGGTACTGGTCAAGCGGGTGCAATCCGCCACGGTATCACTCGTGCATTGATGGAATATGATGAAGAACTTCGTGCGCCACTACGTCAGGCGGGTTATGTTACTCGTGATGCACGTGCAGTTGAGCGTAAGAAAGTTGGTCTTCACAAAGCACGTAAGCGTCCTCAGTTCTCTAAACGTTAA
- the rplM gene encoding 50S ribosomal protein L13: MKTFNAKPETVKRDWYVVDAAGKTLGRLATEVARRLKGKHKAEYTPHVDTGDYIVVINAEKVTVTGNKAEDKKYYRHSGYPGGIKETNFNKLQAEKPEMIIEKAVKGMLPKNPLGRDMFRKLKVYAGSEHKHEAQQPIELDI; this comes from the coding sequence ATGAAAACATTTAATGCAAAGCCGGAAACTGTTAAGCGCGACTGGTATGTCGTCGATGCAGCAGGCAAAACATTAGGTCGCCTAGCGACTGAAGTTGCTCGCCGTTTGAAAGGCAAGCACAAGGCTGAATATACACCTCACGTTGACACTGGTGATTACATCGTTGTGATTAACGCTGAGAAAGTTACTGTTACAGGTAACAAAGCGGAAGATAAGAAATACTACCGTCACTCTGGCTACCCTGGTGGTATTAAAGAGACTAACTTCAATAAACTTCAAGCTGAGAAGCCTGAGATGATTATTGAAAAAGCGGTTAAAGGTATGTTGCCTAAGAATCCATTAGGTCGTGATATGTTCCGCAAATTGAAAGTTTACGCAGGCTCTGAGCACAAGCATGAAGCTCAGCAACCTATTGAATTAGATATTTAA
- a CDS encoding HU family DNA-binding protein: MANNTTRKVTAVKKKFTKTQILNEIAAQTGLAKKDVGAVLDELGIVIERHIKKRSVGEFTLPGLLKISTVKKPAVKARKGINPFTGEETTFKAKPASTAVKVRPLKKLKDMAS; encoded by the coding sequence ATGGCAAATAATACAACTCGCAAGGTCACCGCAGTCAAAAAGAAGTTCACTAAGACCCAAATCCTTAATGAAATAGCAGCCCAGACCGGCTTAGCAAAAAAAGACGTGGGGGCGGTACTTGACGAGCTAGGGATTGTAATCGAGCGTCATATCAAGAAACGTTCTGTTGGAGAGTTTACCCTACCAGGCTTATTGAAAATCAGTACAGTAAAAAAACCTGCTGTTAAGGCACGTAAGGGAATTAACCCTTTCACTGGCGAAGAAACCACATTTAAGGCAAAACCAGCTTCAACAGCTGTTAAAGTTCGCCCTTTGAAAAAGCTGAAGGATATGGCTTCATAA
- the zapE gene encoding cell division protein ZapE: MTPIEKYQQDLNAGFSRDQAQEDAVKALQRVYDDLLQARPANGFMQKLSRWLSGDSKPVQGLYMWGGVGRGKTYLMDTFFNTLPLKAKVRLHFHRFMHEVHNELKALAGEKNPLVIIADQLAERAKIICFDEFFVTDITDAMILGGLFEELFKRHVVLVATSNIPPEKLYWNGLQRERFIPAIEQIQEHCEVMNVDGGVDYRLRTLEQAEIYHYPLDSVADNNMEQYFEQLAGERGEIHRKLKVEGRLIETVRWSENIVWFTFDAICKTERSASDYIELSRGYHTVFVSRVPQMDDSLNDAARRFIALIDEFYERHVKLIISAEVPMEQLYIGKGLAFEFKRTLSRLQEMQSKEYLSLEHLA, from the coding sequence ATGACGCCAATAGAAAAGTATCAGCAGGACTTGAATGCGGGCTTCTCGAGGGATCAGGCTCAAGAGGATGCGGTTAAGGCATTGCAACGTGTCTACGATGACTTGCTGCAGGCAAGACCCGCAAATGGGTTCATGCAGAAATTGTCTCGATGGCTATCGGGCGACAGTAAGCCGGTTCAAGGACTCTATATGTGGGGTGGTGTCGGACGCGGCAAAACCTACCTGATGGACACTTTCTTCAATACATTGCCACTAAAAGCGAAGGTTCGGCTGCACTTCCATCGTTTCATGCACGAGGTCCATAATGAATTAAAGGCTCTTGCTGGTGAGAAAAATCCATTGGTTATTATCGCTGATCAGTTGGCTGAAAGAGCAAAAATTATCTGCTTTGATGAGTTCTTTGTTACTGATATTACGGATGCCATGATTCTGGGAGGTCTATTTGAAGAGCTATTTAAGCGCCACGTTGTATTGGTAGCAACATCCAATATTCCACCGGAAAAACTGTATTGGAACGGCCTGCAGCGTGAAAGATTCATACCGGCTATCGAGCAGATTCAAGAGCATTGCGAAGTAATGAACGTTGATGGCGGCGTGGACTATCGCCTGAGGACACTGGAGCAGGCTGAAATTTATCATTACCCACTGGACAGCGTTGCAGATAACAATATGGAGCAGTATTTCGAGCAGTTAGCGGGAGAGCGGGGAGAAATACACCGCAAGCTGAAAGTAGAGGGGCGTCTGATCGAAACGGTCCGTTGGTCTGAGAATATTGTCTGGTTTACCTTCGATGCTATCTGTAAAACTGAGCGTTCGGCGTCTGATTATATTGAGCTCTCACGAGGTTATCACACGGTCTTTGTCAGTAGGGTACCGCAAATGGATGACTCCCTGAATGATGCTGCACGCCGTTTTATTGCACTGATTGATGAGTTCTACGAGAGGCATGTAAAGTTAATTATCTCTGCCGAGGTTCCAATGGAGCAGCTGTACATAGGAAAGGGACTGGCATTCGAATTTAAGCGCACCTTGAGTCGCTTACAGGAAATGCAGAGTAAGGAATACCTCAGTTTAGAGCACCTGGCATAA
- a CDS encoding alpha/beta hydrolase: MSSDKFLIPGAAGSIEATLDQAEGDERNAVAVCCHPHPVHGGAMTNKVIYTVSRTLASMGIPSVRFNFRGVGRSEGEYDEGRGEQQDLIKVIEWARQEYPGRPLWLAGFSFGSWIAALQAKEQEAAQLVSIAPPVNRFSFEDFEIPDCPWLVVMGDADEVVDPKAVFDWVGELEPQPELIKMSEAGHFFHGRLVELREKLTEALTPNLPESL, encoded by the coding sequence TTGAGTAGCGATAAGTTTTTAATCCCCGGAGCAGCAGGCTCCATTGAGGCAACGCTTGATCAAGCTGAAGGTGATGAGAGAAACGCTGTAGCTGTATGTTGTCATCCGCACCCCGTTCATGGAGGGGCTATGACGAACAAGGTTATTTATACCGTTTCAAGAACGTTAGCCAGCATGGGGATACCGTCGGTTCGCTTCAACTTCAGAGGCGTTGGCCGCTCTGAGGGTGAGTATGATGAGGGTCGTGGTGAGCAGCAGGACCTTATCAAGGTTATTGAGTGGGCTCGGCAAGAGTATCCCGGCAGGCCATTGTGGCTAGCAGGTTTCAGCTTTGGCTCATGGATTGCTGCACTCCAGGCTAAAGAGCAAGAAGCCGCTCAGCTGGTTTCTATTGCGCCGCCGGTTAACCGTTTCAGTTTTGAAGACTTTGAAATTCCTGACTGTCCCTGGCTGGTCGTTATGGGGGATGCTGATGAAGTAGTTGACCCAAAAGCTGTTTTTGACTGGGTGGGCGAGCTTGAGCCTCAACCAGAATTAATAAAAATGTCTGAAGCCGGGCATTTCTTCCATGGGAGGTTGGTCGAGCTAAGAGAAAAGCTCACCGAGGCTTTGACTCCTAACTTGCCAGAGTCCTTGTAA
- a CDS encoding DUF2238 domain-containing protein: MSQKTRLVITLGILFTIVFVLCAINPHDRADWALENALTVIFVIALVSTYKFFPLSKTSYICIFIFMCFHEVGAHYTYAEVPYNQWTKTLFGSELNSWFGFERNHYDRLVHFLYGLLLAYPIREVFVRVGNVKGFWGYFLPLDLTMSTSMIFELIEWGAAEYFGGDLGVAYLGTQGDIWDAHKDMALASLGALITMLVVATINYKWQRGFAEEWNHSLSIKRRAPLGEESDY, encoded by the coding sequence ATGAGTCAAAAAACACGTTTAGTCATCACTTTGGGAATTTTATTTACCATTGTCTTTGTTCTTTGCGCGATAAATCCTCATGACAGGGCGGACTGGGCTTTGGAAAATGCCCTAACCGTCATCTTCGTCATTGCCCTTGTTTCAACCTATAAATTCTTCCCTCTATCGAAAACCTCATATATCTGCATCTTTATTTTCATGTGTTTCCACGAGGTGGGTGCGCACTACACTTATGCTGAGGTACCTTATAACCAGTGGACAAAAACACTTTTTGGCAGCGAGCTGAACAGCTGGTTTGGCTTTGAACGTAATCACTATGACAGGCTGGTTCATTTCCTCTATGGGCTACTATTGGCGTATCCCATCCGAGAAGTCTTTGTAAGGGTAGGGAACGTTAAAGGGTTTTGGGGCTACTTTCTTCCTTTGGATCTGACGATGTCGACTTCGATGATTTTTGAGTTAATCGAATGGGGGGCTGCGGAATACTTTGGTGGCGATCTGGGAGTTGCCTATCTCGGTACGCAAGGGGATATCTGGGATGCACATAAAGATATGGCATTAGCCAGCCTCGGAGCGCTAATCACGATGTTGGTCGTAGCAACGATTAATTACAAGTGGCAAAGAGGTTTTGCAGAGGAGTGGAATCATTCCTTATCTATTAAACGCAGGGCTCCTTTAGGCGAAGAGTCTGATTACTAA
- a CDS encoding YhcB family protein encodes MSPVLIIFFVLIAGISAFLIGRWHGLKNGTKDLRKELNSKDQELEQLKSGVNQHFDETARLFSNLTEEYKTLYQHLAEGANKLSANDFKLKLSAPVGSDALPSNSNPSDVIDAEEKLAKEPLETQKNETEKESYEEVFVESNDASPEEVGQIKTDVSTDLDSPDIDIEVTPPKDWADDDMDDDYHPNDSKSKQSQFTDLSKDAVDKAKQSGIEPEQLGSQESDEESKTGTN; translated from the coding sequence ATGTCACCAGTTCTTATTATTTTCTTCGTCCTTATCGCTGGCATCTCTGCTTTTCTCATTGGTCGTTGGCACGGCCTTAAAAATGGAACCAAAGATCTTAGGAAGGAACTTAATTCTAAGGATCAGGAGCTTGAGCAATTAAAAAGTGGCGTTAATCAACACTTTGACGAGACAGCACGCCTCTTTTCAAACCTGACGGAAGAATACAAAACCTTGTATCAACACCTTGCCGAAGGCGCCAATAAACTGTCAGCCAACGACTTTAAACTTAAGCTCTCGGCCCCAGTGGGTTCAGACGCCCTACCTTCAAACTCAAACCCATCAGACGTAATTGATGCCGAAGAGAAGCTGGCAAAAGAGCCCCTGGAAACTCAAAAAAATGAAACTGAAAAAGAGTCGTATGAGGAAGTTTTTGTTGAGAGCAATGACGCCTCTCCTGAGGAGGTTGGGCAGATAAAAACAGACGTTTCAACAGACTTGGATTCGCCAGACATCGATATTGAAGTGACGCCACCTAAAGACTGGGCAGACGATGACATGGATGATGACTATCACCCGAACGATTCAAAGTCGAAGCAGTCACAGTTTACAGACCTGTCTAAGGACGCTGTAGATAAGGCAAAACAATCAGGTATTGAGCCAGAACAATTGGGCAGCCAAGAATCTGATGAAGAAAGCAAAACTGGCACAAACTAA
- a CDS encoding trypsin-like peptidase domain-containing protein, giving the protein MKIFEFLGFIIKYLLIGLGIAALFIVFMPEKFSHKNERAEQNTGQPGNPPKIKLHDGFADMLQTVKPAVVSIKARSQAFPLNSEACGANLQALPPETNACAFLNNGSGVFIDDQGHLVTNAHVLDKAATVIVELNQGQQLDATIIGVDVDSDIALLQVDITPPHYLPLPQQDNSRVGDWVFAIGTPNMAFNQTVTQGIISAKFFSRVSHYIQTDASLRPGNSGGALVNSRGELIGITSLSTRSEQGEKLYQSYAIVANNVAHVVQQLMEHGEVNRGWLGLDGDMTINIRSISTELNLSEPQVQQLQQRINQLPYGKGIVVTGINTNGPADQAGMQPLDIITKVNDKPIYNSADLISAIWNLPPESEITVEYIRGNDTQTTEVTLGRRTPQ; this is encoded by the coding sequence ATGAAAATATTTGAATTCCTTGGTTTCATCATTAAATACTTGCTGATTGGTTTGGGTATAGCGGCTCTATTTATCGTTTTTATGCCCGAAAAGTTTTCACATAAAAATGAACGGGCGGAACAGAATACTGGCCAGCCAGGTAATCCCCCAAAAATCAAGCTGCATGATGGCTTTGCGGACATGTTGCAGACAGTAAAGCCGGCTGTGGTCAGTATAAAAGCACGATCACAGGCTTTTCCTCTTAACAGTGAAGCCTGCGGGGCGAACCTGCAAGCCCTGCCACCTGAAACAAATGCCTGTGCTTTCCTTAATAATGGCTCCGGTGTCTTTATTGATGATCAGGGGCATCTTGTAACGAATGCTCATGTCTTAGATAAAGCAGCCACCGTCATTGTAGAGTTGAATCAGGGGCAACAATTAGACGCAACCATTATTGGTGTCGACGTCGATTCAGATATTGCCCTGTTGCAGGTTGATATTACCCCTCCTCATTATCTACCACTGCCACAGCAGGATAATAGCCGGGTAGGAGACTGGGTTTTTGCCATTGGTACACCCAATATGGCTTTCAACCAGACCGTTACGCAAGGCATCATCAGCGCAAAATTCTTCTCGAGAGTATCACACTACATTCAAACAGATGCCTCACTACGCCCGGGCAACTCAGGAGGAGCGCTAGTAAACAGCCGAGGAGAGTTGATTGGAATTACCTCCCTCAGCACTCGAAGTGAGCAAGGTGAAAAGCTCTATCAAAGCTATGCCATTGTCGCCAATAACGTTGCTCATGTAGTACAGCAGTTAATGGAACATGGAGAGGTTAATAGAGGCTGGCTTGGTCTGGATGGCGATATGACGATTAATATTCGTTCGATTAGTACTGAACTAAATCTGTCTGAGCCCCAAGTACAGCAGTTACAACAAAGAATTAATCAACTTCCGTACGGGAAAGGAATTGTCGTCACAGGTATTAATACTAACGGGCCAGCTGATCAGGCTGGTATGCAACCATTGGATATCATTACGAAGGTGAATGATAAGCCGATCTATAATTCTGCCGATCTGATATCAGCAATCTGGAATTTACCACCAGAGTCGGAAATAACTGTGGAGTATATCCGAGGGAATGACACCCAGACCACAGAGGTAACACTTGGACGAAGAACTCCGCAGTAA
- the murA gene encoding UDP-N-acetylglucosamine 1-carboxyvinyltransferase → MDKLLIKDAGPLDGSVKISGAKNAALPILMASLLVDGVTSIGNLPHLNDVTTTLELLGRLGAQLTIDDKFNVEIDASNIHSHEAPYDLVKTMRASILVLGPLVARYGQAEVSLPGGCAIGARPVNLHIDGLREMGADIEVEGGYVKAKVDGRLKGAQVVMDTVSVGATENLIMAATLADGETIIENAAREPEVVDLVNFLNKMGAKITGEGTSVITVQGVERLHGGEHNVQPDRIETGTYLVAAALTRGRILCKNTDPKLLDAVLKKLQEAGAEVNTGDNWIELDMKGQRPKAVNIKTAPYPAFPTDMQAQFCALNAVAEGTGTITETIFENRFMHVLEMQRMGAEINIEGNTAICRGVEKLSGAQVMATDLRASASLVLSGLVANGETLVDRIYHIDRGYETIEEKLQNLGASIKRVG, encoded by the coding sequence ATGGATAAACTATTAATCAAAGATGCTGGTCCACTTGATGGTTCAGTAAAAATTTCTGGCGCGAAAAATGCCGCGCTTCCTATTTTAATGGCCAGCTTATTAGTAGATGGAGTGACCTCCATTGGTAATTTGCCTCACCTTAATGATGTCACTACGACTCTTGAGTTATTAGGTAGGCTAGGTGCGCAGCTCACCATTGACGATAAGTTCAATGTTGAGATCGATGCCTCAAACATCCATAGCCATGAAGCTCCCTACGATTTGGTTAAAACCATGCGCGCCTCTATCCTGGTGCTAGGGCCATTAGTTGCCCGCTATGGCCAGGCGGAAGTGTCCTTGCCGGGAGGCTGTGCTATCGGTGCACGACCAGTGAATCTACACATTGATGGCCTGCGCGAGATGGGAGCTGATATTGAGGTAGAGGGTGGTTACGTTAAAGCTAAAGTTGATGGTCGTTTAAAGGGTGCTCAGGTGGTAATGGACACAGTAAGTGTTGGTGCAACTGAAAATCTGATCATGGCTGCAACGTTAGCTGATGGTGAGACTATCATTGAAAATGCTGCCCGTGAGCCTGAAGTTGTTGATTTGGTTAATTTCCTCAACAAGATGGGAGCGAAAATTACTGGTGAAGGGACTTCTGTAATTACGGTTCAAGGTGTAGAGCGCCTTCATGGTGGTGAACACAATGTACAGCCAGATCGTATTGAAACGGGAACCTATCTGGTTGCAGCGGCGTTAACTCGCGGTCGGATCTTATGCAAGAATACGGATCCAAAACTGTTGGATGCGGTGCTGAAAAAGCTGCAGGAAGCAGGAGCCGAAGTGAATACCGGCGACAACTGGATTGAGCTTGATATGAAAGGACAGCGTCCTAAAGCTGTAAATATCAAGACAGCACCATACCCAGCTTTCCCTACTGACATGCAGGCACAATTCTGTGCGTTAAATGCCGTTGCTGAAGGTACCGGTACTATTACAGAAACTATTTTTGAAAACCGCTTTATGCACGTTCTGGAAATGCAGCGTATGGGGGCGGAGATTAATATTGAAGGTAATACTGCGATTTGTAGAGGTGTTGAAAAGCTATCTGGAGCCCAGGTAATGGCTACAGACTTGCGTGCTTCCGCCAGTCTGGTTCTATCAGGGCTAGTCGCTAATGGTGAGACCTTGGTTGACCGAATTTACCACATTGATCGTGGTTATGAGACTATCGAAGAAAAGCTACAAAATCTTGGTGCTTCTATTAAGCGAGTTGGCTGA
- a CDS encoding BolA family protein → MVEEIKKLIEQAIDTTELRVDGDGSHYQVIVVSEQFEGLRAVKKQQMVYAAVNEHIASGEIHALTIKAYTPAEWEKAKLFV, encoded by the coding sequence ATGGTAGAAGAGATCAAAAAGCTTATAGAGCAAGCAATCGATACAACAGAATTACGCGTAGATGGTGATGGCAGTCATTATCAGGTTATCGTGGTTAGTGAGCAGTTCGAAGGCCTGCGCGCCGTAAAAAAACAGCAAATGGTTTACGCTGCTGTTAATGAGCACATTGCTAGCGGTGAAATTCACGCGTTGACGATCAAAGCATACACTCCTGCTGAGTGGGAAAAAGCGAAGTTATTTGTTTAG
- a CDS encoding calcium/sodium antiporter, whose protein sequence is MIENITYIIIGITLLMWSADRFTDGAAAIARNLGVSRLIVGLTIVAIGSSAPEIFVSILDSFKTCAPDKPDCGPEVAIGNALGSNITNIALVLGITALVKPLLIHSTLLRREIPILFLCSLAVFFFFLDLRLSHIEGFILLGALVLYFIWLVRTGIQSRQKHDPMVDELIEELPEGMPTGKATFWVILGLVLLVGSSKLLIVGASGIATAFGVSETVIGLTIVALGTSLPELGASVASVLKNEHEIAIGNVIGSNIFNLLGVLGIPAAIAAPVIEDKILYVDYPLMLALIIATAIMAYGIRGTGKINRIEGGILVAVFLGYYIVRFFVL, encoded by the coding sequence ATGATAGAAAATATTACCTACATCATTATCGGTATTACTCTTCTGATGTGGAGCGCTGATCGCTTTACTGACGGCGCAGCAGCGATCGCCCGAAACCTTGGTGTGTCTCGACTAATTGTAGGACTGACAATTGTTGCCATCGGTTCATCAGCTCCAGAAATTTTCGTATCAATACTGGACTCATTTAAGACCTGTGCTCCCGATAAACCAGATTGTGGCCCAGAAGTTGCTATTGGTAACGCCCTAGGCTCCAATATTACCAATATTGCACTGGTTCTAGGCATTACTGCACTGGTAAAGCCGTTATTAATTCATTCGACACTGCTAAGAAGAGAGATTCCGATCCTGTTTCTCTGCTCTTTAGCTGTCTTTTTCTTCTTTCTTGATTTACGCCTCAGTCATATTGAAGGGTTTATTTTACTGGGAGCTTTGGTTTTATATTTCATCTGGTTAGTGCGCACGGGTATACAGTCCCGCCAGAAGCATGACCCAATGGTTGACGAGTTGATTGAGGAACTGCCCGAAGGTATGCCCACAGGCAAAGCAACCTTTTGGGTCATTTTAGGTCTTGTCTTGCTGGTAGGAAGCTCAAAGCTTCTTATCGTTGGTGCCAGTGGAATTGCCACCGCTTTCGGTGTGTCAGAAACAGTCATTGGCCTGACCATCGTTGCCTTGGGGACCAGCTTGCCAGAGCTTGGCGCTTCGGTTGCCAGTGTCTTGAAAAATGAACACGAAATTGCCATCGGGAATGTCATTGGTTCCAACATATTCAACCTACTTGGAGTACTCGGCATCCCTGCAGCTATCGCTGCGCCAGTGATAGAGGATAAGATCCTTTATGTTGATTACCCCCTGATGCTGGCCTTAATCATAGCAACCGCCATAATGGCCTATGGCATACGCGGTACCGGTAAAATCAACCGTATCGAGGGCGGTATTTTAGTTGCTGTCTTCCTGGGGTATTATATAGTTCGGTTCTTCGTACTCTAA
- a CDS encoding KpsF/GutQ family sugar-phosphate isomerase: MSQQPSKQQFLESAERVINIESQAVEQLKSQLNNDFFAACQRLLNCQGKVVVIGMGKSGHIGGKMAATFASTGTPAFFVHPAEASHGDLGMIEERDVVIALSNSGETHEVTSLIPVIKRRKIPLISITSNPDSSLAKASAIHLTVKVQQEACPHNLAPTASTTAVLALGDAIAVALLEAKGFTPDDFALSHPGGSLGKRLLLQVDDLMHSAESFPAVTPDTPIKDALLEMTDKRLGMTAILDKDHSLLGIFTDGDLRRAFEKGVGVDAIIEDVMTKGCKTITADALAVDAFGLMEQNSITCLIVVDDKNKPLGAVHMHDLLKAGVV; the protein is encoded by the coding sequence TTGAGTCAACAGCCAAGCAAGCAACAGTTCCTAGAAAGCGCTGAGCGCGTTATCAATATTGAAAGCCAGGCCGTTGAGCAACTTAAGAGCCAGCTTAATAATGACTTTTTTGCTGCTTGCCAGCGTTTACTAAACTGCCAGGGAAAAGTTGTCGTCATTGGTATGGGAAAATCAGGACATATCGGCGGTAAAATGGCTGCTACGTTTGCCAGTACCGGCACTCCTGCTTTCTTTGTACACCCTGCAGAAGCCAGTCATGGTGACCTCGGAATGATCGAAGAGCGTGATGTCGTTATTGCTCTTTCGAACTCAGGGGAGACTCATGAAGTTACATCCCTTATTCCTGTAATTAAGCGCCGCAAAATTCCGCTAATCAGTATAACCAGTAATCCGGACTCCAGCCTGGCTAAAGCGAGCGCAATCCATCTTACAGTTAAAGTTCAACAGGAAGCATGTCCTCATAATCTGGCACCCACAGCCTCAACTACAGCAGTATTGGCTTTAGGGGATGCGATTGCAGTGGCACTACTGGAAGCGAAAGGTTTTACACCTGATGATTTCGCTCTATCCCACCCGGGTGGGAGTCTGGGTAAGCGACTTTTATTACAGGTGGACGACCTGATGCATAGTGCTGAAAGTTTTCCGGCAGTTACCCCTGACACTCCTATCAAAGATGCCCTGTTAGAAATGACAGACAAACGTTTGGGAATGACGGCAATCCTAGATAAGGATCACTCGTTACTGGGCATTTTTACAGACGGCGATTTACGACGAGCCTTTGAAAAAGGAGTCGGTGTTGATGCCATCATCGAGGACGTAATGACCAAAGGATGTAAAACTATTACAGCAGATGCCCTGGCGGTAGATGCCTTTGGGTTAATGGAGCAGAACAGCATTACCTGTCTTATTGTGGTAGACGATAAGAATAAGCCTCTGGGCGCGGTTCATATGCATGATTTATTAAAAGCAGGAGTGGTGTGA
- the kdsC gene encoding 3-deoxy-manno-octulosonate-8-phosphatase KdsC, which yields MIKPHYSEELLEKAARIKLLICDVDGVLSNGQVIIGNHGEELKTFNIKDGFGLKSLMKHGVEVAIITGRNSEIVAKRCQELSIQHYYQGQQNKIAAYTELCEKLSIQPFEVCHVGDDLPDLPLMRRSGLGVTVSDGHWFVREHADWVTDSKGGHGAVREITDMILQSQSGLESLHREYY from the coding sequence ATGATAAAACCACACTATTCAGAAGAGTTACTGGAAAAAGCTGCCCGCATTAAACTATTAATATGCGACGTTGATGGTGTGCTGAGTAATGGCCAGGTTATTATTGGCAACCATGGTGAAGAGTTAAAAACGTTCAATATTAAAGATGGCTTTGGCCTTAAGAGTTTAATGAAGCACGGTGTCGAGGTTGCAATCATCACTGGCCGCAACTCTGAAATCGTAGCCAAACGTTGCCAGGAACTATCGATCCAGCACTATTACCAAGGACAGCAGAACAAAATAGCAGCTTATACCGAACTCTGTGAGAAACTCTCTATCCAGCCTTTCGAGGTCTGTCATGTGGGTGATGACCTGCCAGACCTGCCGTTAATGCGCCGTTCAGGCCTTGGTGTTACAGTATCTGATGGGCACTGGTTTGTTCGCGAACATGCTGACTGGGTCACCGACAGTAAAGGTGGTCACGGTGCTGTACGGGAAATTACCGATATGATACTACAAAGCCAGTCGGGGCTAGAGTCTCTTCACCGGGAGTATTATTGA
- the lptC gene encoding LPS export ABC transporter periplasmic protein LptC, whose product MTFLKGRQILWLLVPGTFVVAFLWDSSVENRPDFVTSNNNPDYYLVNTSTLEFNEQGETTRKFTSSKTSHFKDIMQTRLEQPNFVVMSPDRRWQITAEKAVNNELSEQLELEGNVIIELNSQSQRPPMTLTMPQLMIDFTTQTAFTDAAVELNNTIFRQRAKGMTADLKENTIKFKSQVVSEEL is encoded by the coding sequence ATGACATTTTTGAAAGGTCGCCAAATATTATGGTTACTAGTACCAGGTACTTTCGTGGTGGCCTTTCTGTGGGATAGCTCTGTTGAGAACAGACCTGACTTTGTAACCTCCAACAACAACCCAGACTACTATCTGGTGAATACCTCAACCCTGGAGTTTAACGAACAAGGTGAAACAACACGAAAATTTACCAGTAGCAAAACGTCCCACTTTAAAGATATTATGCAAACTCGTTTGGAACAGCCAAACTTTGTGGTGATGTCTCCAGACCGCCGCTGGCAGATTACGGCTGAGAAAGCCGTTAACAATGAACTGAGCGAACAGCTTGAGCTTGAAGGAAATGTGATAATTGAGCTCAACTCACAAAGTCAGCGACCTCCAATGACACTGACAATGCCACAATTAATGATTGATTTTACCACTCAAACGGCTTTTACAGATGCTGCAGTTGAGTTGAACAACACTATTTTTCGGCAAAGAGCCAAGGGCATGACAGCCGACTTGAAAGAAAATACGATTAAGTTTAAATCTCAAGTTGTCTCTGAAGAACTATGA